The nucleotide sequence GATATGACTGCCTTACTCGCAATGTTTTTCTTGGAGGGCGCAGGAGCCGTTGCGATCCTATTCGCAATCCTGGCGTCCATCTTTTGGCTGTGGATGCTGATTGACTGCCTGATGAATCCGAGATTGCAAGGCACGGAGAAAATCGTTTGGGTTCTGGTCGTTTTATTTCTCCATCTGCTGGGCGCCGTGATTTACTTCGTGATCGGGCGGCAGCGAACGGGCGTGCCGTAGTCAGCCGCGCGCCATCGGCGTGAGCCTGCGAACCGATTGAAAATCCTTGATTATGACGCCGTAG is from Pirellulales bacterium and encodes:
- a CDS encoding PLDc N-terminal domain-containing protein gives rise to the protein DMTALLAMFFLEGAGAVAILFAILASIFWLWMLIDCLMNPRLQGTEKIVWVLVVLFLHLLGAVIYFVIGRQRTGVP